From Streptomyces sp. NBC_00370, a single genomic window includes:
- the ssuE gene encoding NADPH-dependent FMN reductase: MATILSVSGSPSATSRTSRLLRHLDDRLRQQGHHVTALDVRTLPAEALLGADFGHPAIVAATALFAGADGVVIGTPVYKAAYSGLLKSLLDLLPQYALADKTVLPLATGGTTAHVLAIDYALRPVLSSMGAGHIAPGWFTLDKHLTVGEDGSLTVEPVTAEALAQVTDRFSAALGGRTAVLAPTG; this comes from the coding sequence ATGGCCACCATCCTGTCCGTATCGGGCAGTCCGTCCGCCACCTCACGCACCTCGCGCCTGCTGCGCCACCTGGACGACCGGCTCCGTCAACAGGGCCACCACGTCACCGCGTTGGACGTACGCACACTGCCCGCCGAAGCGCTGCTCGGCGCGGACTTCGGGCACCCGGCCATCGTCGCCGCCACGGCCCTGTTCGCCGGGGCGGACGGGGTGGTCATCGGCACCCCCGTCTACAAGGCCGCGTACTCGGGGCTGCTGAAGTCACTGCTGGACCTGCTCCCGCAGTACGCGCTGGCCGACAAGACCGTACTGCCGCTGGCCACCGGCGGCACCACGGCCCATGTCCTCGCCATCGACTACGCGCTGCGCCCGGTGCTCAGCTCCATGGGGGCCGGGCACATCGCCCCCGGCTGGTTCACCCTCGACAAGCACCTCACGGTCGGCGAGGACGGCTCACTGACCGTCGAGCCGGTCACCGCCGAGGCACTGGCCCAGGTCACCGACAGGTTCTCGGCCGCGCTGGGCGGCCGTACCGCCGTACTCGCACCGACCGGCTGA
- a CDS encoding SDR family NAD(P)-dependent oxidoreductase produces MSEHSIALITGGNRGLGRATARKLAEAGTDVIVTYRSHKDEAAAVVDAVTALGRKAVALELDTAASDTFPGFAAAVRDALSVTWERDTFDFLVNNAGVAAVTPVGATTAETFDLLVNVHFKGVFFLTQELLPLLADGGRIINLSTGLTRFVGEGWSVYASVKTAIETYTTYLAKELGGRGISVNAVAPGPIGTDFGGGAMRDDEQFRAQLAGQTALGRVGDPEDIGGVIAALLAPGTGWITAQRIEASGGTLL; encoded by the coding sequence ATGAGCGAGCACAGCATTGCCCTGATCACCGGCGGGAACCGAGGGCTCGGCCGGGCCACCGCCCGCAAGCTCGCCGAGGCCGGCACCGACGTCATCGTGACGTACCGGTCGCACAAGGACGAGGCGGCGGCGGTCGTGGACGCGGTCACCGCACTGGGCCGCAAGGCCGTCGCCCTGGAGCTGGACACGGCGGCGTCCGACACCTTTCCCGGCTTCGCGGCCGCCGTGCGGGACGCGCTGAGCGTCACGTGGGAGCGGGACACCTTCGACTTCCTGGTCAACAACGCCGGCGTGGCCGCGGTGACACCGGTCGGCGCTACCACGGCCGAGACGTTCGACCTGCTGGTGAACGTGCACTTCAAGGGGGTCTTCTTCCTCACCCAGGAACTGCTCCCGCTGCTCGCCGACGGAGGGCGGATCATCAATCTCTCGACGGGTCTCACCCGGTTCGTGGGGGAGGGCTGGTCGGTCTACGCGTCGGTCAAGACCGCGATCGAGACGTACACCACGTATCTGGCGAAGGAGCTCGGCGGACGCGGCATCAGCGTCAACGCGGTGGCCCCAGGACCGATCGGCACCGATTTCGGCGGGGGCGCGATGCGTGACGACGAGCAGTTCCGCGCGCAGCTCGCCGGGCAGACCGCCCTGGGCAGGGTGGGTGACCCGGAGGACATCGGTGGGGTGATCGCCGCCCTGCTCGCACCGGGCACCGGCTGGATCACGGCACAGCGCATCGAGGCGTCCGGCGGCACCCTGCTCTGA
- a CDS encoding helix-turn-helix transcriptional regulator encodes MDRAQLADFLRSRREALQPEDVGLPRGPRRRTRGLRREEVAALCGMSADYYTRVEQQRGPVPSEPMLAAVARGLHLSLDERDHLFRMAGHNTPSRGLRGDHVSPGMMRILDRLHDTPAQVITSLAETLVQTRPAVALLGDEAGFTGLDRSLFHRWFTDPDARRVYPEADHPTHSRIFASELRAAYSRQGADSRAGRIVDVLLERSEEFAGLWSAHEISIRREDDRKRIRHPDLGILELHCQVLFDFDQVQALLVYTATPGTESHEKLRLLSVVGDRQPHT; translated from the coding sequence ATGGACCGAGCACAACTCGCCGACTTCCTCCGCTCCCGCCGTGAGGCACTGCAACCGGAGGACGTCGGCCTGCCCCGTGGCCCCCGGCGGCGTACCCGGGGGCTGCGCCGCGAAGAGGTCGCCGCCCTGTGCGGCATGTCCGCCGACTACTACACACGCGTCGAGCAGCAGCGCGGCCCCGTACCGTCCGAGCCGATGCTCGCGGCCGTCGCCCGCGGGCTGCATCTGTCGCTGGACGAGCGCGACCACCTCTTCCGAATGGCAGGACACAACACCCCCAGCCGAGGCCTGCGCGGCGACCATGTGTCGCCCGGCATGATGCGGATCCTGGACCGGCTCCACGACACCCCGGCCCAGGTCATCACCTCGCTGGCGGAAACCCTGGTGCAGACCCGGCCCGCCGTCGCCCTGCTGGGCGACGAGGCCGGGTTCACCGGCCTCGACCGCAGCCTCTTCCACCGCTGGTTCACCGACCCCGACGCGCGGCGCGTCTATCCCGAGGCGGACCACCCGACCCACAGCCGGATCTTCGCCTCCGAACTGCGCGCCGCCTACTCCCGGCAGGGGGCGGACTCCCGCGCCGGCCGGATCGTGGACGTCCTGCTGGAGCGGAGCGAGGAGTTCGCCGGGCTGTGGAGTGCCCACGAGATCAGCATCCGCCGCGAGGACGACCGCAAACGCATCCGACACCCCGACCTCGGCATCCTCGAACTGCACTGCCAGGTCCTCTTCGACTTCGACCAGGTCCAGGCCCTGCTCGTCTACACCGCGACGCCCGGCACCGAAAGCCACGAGAAACTACGGCTGTTGTCGGTCGTCGGCGACCGGCAGCCGCACACCTGA
- a CDS encoding FG-GAP and VCBS repeat-containing protein, with protein sequence MTSTPTDRPTGTNSAHPHGTTARSRRGTASAAVAAASFLLLAGIGITAAPAAMAAVPGGTSAADRNSDFDGDGYDDVLIGAPDGTVSGKEGAGYVTVQYGAANGIGVNNSVPKARTAVFSRSTAGVPGTTRPYDGFGRSVATGDIDGDGYDDAVIGAPGDEVGTVENAGRVTVLFGSKTGLRTDRALTITSATPDEGAQFGLAVTAARFTGETPADVIAVLDNSGAQLFTYDLGVLRRSGDLDTTVRPEGRAIQPAYLTTGDYDADGFADLVISGYSPDDGYAQGWSTVFVGGESGVSRLRDLRGGLGTASGDINRDGYDDLVVGESGGPADLPQGADGGVVGVYYGGEEGPAGLEGPGGAPDWWTQDSPGVPGTAERGDAWGNDLSVADVDGDGYADVAVGAPGEDVGTVQDAGAVWLLRGAAEGLTATGAQSFDQNTANVPGAAEAGDGWGAQIRLADTDGDLRSELVAAAPGENTGDGAVWVLPAGTKGLSALGSWSYGAAALGAPAKGASFGSAVDE encoded by the coding sequence ATGACCAGCACACCGACCGACAGGCCCACCGGCACCAACTCCGCACACCCGCACGGCACGACCGCACGTTCCCGCCGCGGCACGGCATCGGCGGCGGTCGCCGCCGCCTCCTTCCTGCTGCTCGCGGGCATCGGCATCACCGCGGCGCCCGCGGCCATGGCCGCCGTGCCGGGGGGCACCAGCGCCGCCGACCGCAACAGCGACTTCGACGGGGACGGCTACGACGACGTCCTGATCGGTGCGCCGGACGGCACCGTCAGCGGCAAGGAGGGCGCCGGATACGTCACCGTGCAGTACGGCGCCGCCAACGGCATCGGCGTCAACAACAGCGTCCCGAAGGCGCGTACGGCCGTGTTCAGCCGGTCCACCGCAGGGGTACCGGGCACGACCCGCCCGTACGACGGATTCGGCAGATCCGTCGCCACCGGCGACATCGACGGCGACGGCTACGACGACGCGGTCATCGGCGCGCCAGGCGACGAAGTGGGCACGGTCGAGAACGCGGGCCGGGTCACCGTCCTGTTCGGCTCGAAGACGGGACTGCGCACGGACCGGGCGCTGACCATCACCTCGGCCACGCCCGACGAAGGCGCGCAGTTCGGACTCGCCGTCACCGCCGCGCGGTTCACCGGCGAGACCCCGGCCGACGTGATCGCCGTACTCGACAACTCCGGCGCGCAGCTGTTCACGTACGACCTGGGAGTCCTGCGCCGCAGCGGCGACCTCGACACCACGGTGCGCCCGGAGGGGCGCGCGATTCAGCCGGCGTACCTGACCACCGGCGACTACGACGCCGACGGCTTCGCCGACCTGGTGATCTCCGGATACAGCCCGGACGACGGTTACGCCCAGGGCTGGTCGACCGTCTTCGTGGGCGGCGAGAGCGGCGTCAGCCGGCTCAGAGACCTGCGCGGCGGCCTGGGCACCGCGTCGGGCGACATCAACCGTGACGGCTACGACGACCTGGTCGTGGGGGAGTCGGGCGGCCCCGCCGACCTGCCGCAGGGCGCGGACGGCGGTGTCGTGGGCGTCTACTACGGCGGCGAGGAGGGCCCCGCGGGGCTCGAAGGGCCCGGCGGGGCTCCCGACTGGTGGACCCAGGACTCCCCGGGCGTCCCCGGCACCGCCGAGCGGGGTGACGCGTGGGGCAACGACCTCTCGGTCGCGGACGTCGACGGGGACGGCTACGCGGACGTCGCCGTCGGCGCGCCCGGCGAGGACGTGGGGACGGTCCAGGACGCGGGCGCGGTGTGGCTGCTGCGCGGCGCGGCCGAGGGACTGACCGCCACGGGCGCGCAGTCCTTCGACCAGAACACCGCGAACGTCCCCGGCGCCGCAGAGGCGGGCGACGGGTGGGGTGCTCAGATCAGGCTGGCCGACACGGACGGCGATCTCCGCTCCGAGCTGGTCGCCGCCGCCCCGGGCGAGAACACCGGCGACGGCGCGGTCTGGGTGCTGCCCGCCGGCACGAAGGGCCTGTCGGCCCTCGGCTCGTGGTCCTACGGCGCTGCCGCACTCGGCGCACCTGCGAAGGGCGCGAGCTTCGGGTCGGCCGTCGACGAGTGA
- a CDS encoding carboxymuconolactone decarboxylase family protein, with amino-acid sequence MRARPITAEVPAPPRLATRPEELLPELAEVSAALFRATGGQAVPRSTIGLVHLRAGQIVGNTYLTVLHTGLLRKAGVSEERITAVSSWQDATYFSGAERAALALLEAVLQPSAHGERVPDELYAQVSEYYDEKALVALITVIGQVTFFIPLALIAKPVPGRSFADPWV; translated from the coding sequence ATGCGAGCACGTCCCATCACCGCGGAAGTACCGGCTCCGCCGCGGCTGGCCACCCGGCCCGAGGAGCTGCTTCCCGAGCTGGCGGAGGTGTCGGCGGCGCTGTTCCGGGCCACCGGCGGCCAGGCGGTACCGCGCAGCACGATCGGTCTTGTGCACCTGCGCGCGGGCCAGATCGTCGGCAACACCTATCTGACCGTGCTGCACACCGGCCTGTTGCGCAAGGCCGGTGTGTCGGAGGAGCGGATCACGGCGGTCTCGTCCTGGCAGGACGCGACGTACTTCAGCGGCGCCGAACGGGCCGCGCTGGCGCTGCTGGAGGCCGTGCTCCAGCCGTCCGCGCACGGTGAGCGGGTGCCTGACGAGTTGTACGCGCAGGTGTCCGAGTACTACGACGAGAAGGCGCTCGTCGCCTTGATCACCGTCATCGGACAGGTCACCTTCTTCATCCCGCTCGCCCTGATCGCCAAGCCCGTACCGGGCCGGTCGTTCGCCGACCCCTGGGTCTGA
- a CDS encoding excinuclease ABC subunit UvrA, whose translation MAKRTNAQPSAPHAADGHDLIRVHGARVNNLKDVSIEIPKRRLTVFTGVSGSGKSSLVFGTIAAESQRLINETYSAFVQGFMPTLARPEVDVLDGLTTAIIVDQQRLGSDPRSTVGTATDANAMLRILFSRLGQPHIGPPNAYSFNVASVRATGAITVERGAAKTVRKTYTRAGGMCPRCEGRGAVSDIDLAQLFDDSKSLAEGAITVPGYSIDGHWTLRPFTESGFLDPDKPIRAYTKKEMRDFLYREPTKVKINGINITYEGLIPKVQKSFLSKDREAMQPHIRAFVDRAVTFTACPDCAGTRLSEAARSSLIGEISIADACATQISDLAAWVRGLDEPSVAPLLTALLRTLESFEEIGLGYLALDRPAGTLSGGESQRVKMIRHLGSSLTDTTYVFDEPTMGLHPHDIQRMNGLLLRLRDKGNTVLVVEHKPETIVIADHVVDLGPGAGKAGGSICFEGTVEELRTGGTLTGRHFDDRATLKEDVRKPTGTLEIRGAAEHNLRDVDVDVPLGVLTVITGVAGSGKSSLVHGSVSGRDGVVSIDQGAIRGSRRSNPATYTGLLDPIRKAFAKANGVKPALFSANSEGACPNCNGAGVIYTDLAMMAGVATVCEECEGKRFQAAVLEHHLGGRDISEVLAMSVGEAEEFFGAGDARTPAAHTILGRLADVGLGYLTLGQPLTTLSGGERQRLKLATHMAEKGGVYVLDEPTAGLHLADVEQLLGLLDRLVDAGKSVVVVEHHQAVMAHADWIIDLGPGAGHDGGRIVFEGTPADLVADRSTLTGEHLAAYVGN comes from the coding sequence ATGGCCAAGAGGACGAACGCGCAGCCGAGCGCGCCGCACGCCGCCGACGGGCACGACCTGATCCGCGTGCACGGCGCGCGTGTGAACAACCTCAAGGACGTCAGCATCGAGATCCCGAAGCGCCGGCTGACGGTGTTCACCGGGGTGTCGGGGTCCGGCAAGAGTTCGCTGGTGTTCGGCACGATCGCCGCCGAGTCGCAGCGGCTGATCAACGAGACCTACAGCGCTTTCGTCCAGGGCTTCATGCCGACGCTGGCGCGGCCCGAGGTCGACGTGCTCGACGGGCTGACGACCGCGATCATCGTGGACCAGCAGCGGCTGGGTTCCGACCCCCGCTCCACGGTCGGTACGGCGACCGACGCCAACGCCATGCTGCGCATCCTCTTCAGCCGGCTCGGGCAGCCGCACATCGGCCCGCCCAACGCGTACTCCTTCAACGTCGCCTCGGTCCGTGCCACCGGCGCCATCACGGTCGAGCGCGGTGCGGCCAAGACCGTACGGAAGACCTACACGCGCGCCGGCGGCATGTGTCCGCGCTGCGAGGGCCGGGGCGCCGTCTCCGACATCGATCTGGCTCAGCTCTTCGACGACTCCAAGTCGCTCGCCGAAGGTGCGATCACCGTCCCCGGCTACAGCATCGACGGCCACTGGACGCTGCGGCCCTTCACCGAGTCGGGCTTCCTCGACCCGGACAAGCCGATCCGCGCGTACACCAAGAAGGAGATGCGGGACTTCCTGTACCGCGAGCCGACGAAGGTGAAGATCAACGGCATCAACATCACCTACGAGGGGCTGATCCCCAAGGTGCAGAAGTCGTTCCTGTCCAAGGACAGGGAGGCGATGCAGCCGCACATCCGGGCGTTCGTGGACCGGGCGGTCACCTTCACCGCGTGCCCCGACTGTGCGGGGACGCGGCTCAGCGAGGCGGCGAGGTCGTCGCTGATCGGCGAGATCAGCATCGCCGACGCGTGCGCGACGCAGATCAGCGACCTGGCGGCCTGGGTGCGCGGGCTCGACGAGCCGTCGGTCGCGCCGCTGCTCACTGCGCTGCTGCGGACGCTCGAATCGTTCGAGGAGATCGGTCTCGGCTACCTGGCGCTCGACCGTCCTGCCGGCACGCTGTCCGGCGGTGAGTCGCAGCGCGTCAAGATGATCCGGCATCTCGGCTCCTCGCTCACCGACACCACGTACGTCTTCGACGAGCCGACCATGGGTCTGCACCCGCATGACATCCAGCGCATGAACGGGCTGCTGCTGCGGCTGCGGGACAAGGGCAACACGGTGCTGGTCGTGGAGCACAAGCCGGAGACCATCGTGATCGCCGACCATGTGGTCGATCTCGGTCCCGGCGCGGGCAAGGCGGGCGGCAGTATCTGCTTCGAGGGGACCGTCGAGGAGCTGCGGACCGGCGGCACCCTCACCGGCCGCCACTTCGACGACCGGGCGACCCTCAAGGAGGACGTGCGCAAGCCCACCGGCACGCTGGAGATCCGTGGCGCCGCCGAGCACAACCTGCGGGACGTCGATGTCGACGTCCCGCTCGGGGTGCTCACCGTCATCACCGGGGTGGCGGGGTCCGGCAAGAGTTCACTGGTCCACGGCTCGGTGTCGGGGCGGGACGGTGTGGTCTCGATCGACCAGGGCGCGATCCGCGGCTCGCGGCGGAGCAACCCCGCCACGTACACCGGGCTGCTCGACCCGATCCGTAAGGCGTTCGCGAAGGCCAACGGGGTGAAGCCGGCCCTGTTCAGCGCCAACTCCGAGGGCGCGTGCCCCAATTGCAACGGCGCCGGGGTCATCTACACCGACCTGGCGATGATGGCGGGTGTCGCCACGGTGTGTGAGGAGTGCGAGGGGAAGCGGTTCCAGGCCGCGGTGCTCGAACACCACCTCGGCGGGCGCGACATCAGTGAGGTGCTCGCCATGTCGGTGGGCGAGGCCGAGGAGTTCTTCGGCGCGGGTGACGCGCGTACGCCGGCGGCGCACACGATCCTCGGCAGGCTCGCCGATGTGGGGCTCGGCTATCTCACCCTGGGCCAGCCGCTGACCACCCTGTCCGGCGGCGAGCGGCAGCGGCTGAAGCTGGCGACCCACATGGCCGAGAAGGGCGGTGTCTACGTCCTCGACGAGCCGACCGCCGGGCTGCATCTGGCCGATGTGGAGCAGCTGCTGGGTCTGCTCGACCGGCTGGTGGACGCCGGAAAGTCGGTCGTCGTCGTGGAGCACCACCAGGCGGTCATGGCGCACGCCGACTGGATCATCGACCTGGGCCCCGGCGCCGGACACGACGGCGGCCGGATCGTCTTCGAGGGCACACCGGCCGACCTCGTGGCGGACCGCTCCACCCTCACCGGCGAGCATCTGGCGGCGTACGTCGGGAACTGA
- a CDS encoding NACHT domain-containing protein — protein sequence MDPTVPTARLASSVVVPLVKKLFQQDGPGAGLVDRPVRISSLVSFRGEKRTLSEQDLHKLTATLVRRAVEPAGPGERPVPIGEDASVALALARTLYSLGDLDMEDVQAVRFGPQALARAMRSVEPNATRHLSAAAANLHDALLETACVYILHFFTQRSTFVPRTLVQHSQALADSLARTDELLRRVPSQFTQDALFEARYAAHIAHKHNMLTIYGIDLTNSPEQWPLDAAYLSLEAGFAHESRRAPIRGEHATIRAEHAFHGRDRVLLRGEAGSGKTTLVQWMAVTAARQDRAILREGGSPLAPFADRVPFVLPIRSLTRQDDDLPTPDHFLSRIRSPLAAAQPPGWTDRVLAAGRGLILIDGIDETPEKVRERTRRWLQDLITVYPGNLWLVTSRPSAVRPRWLAAETFAELSLAPMSRSGVDSFIHRWHNAARSVSESDEQREQLDMYETSLGAAVRSKNDLARLATNPLMCGLICALHCDRRGYLPHARKELYEAALSMLLSRRDRERDMASPDGVELTEEPKIRLLQRLAYKFILNGKAELDYSHAERIIADTLPGVPVAAAQGDASTIFRHLLLRSGLLREPADGSIDFIHRTFQDYLGAKAAVEEGDISLLVLRAAETQWEDVIRMAAAHARPAECAEFLLDIARRGDSSNSGYRRTQLHLVAAAAMEHATELQPRVRAEIKERTAALIPPKTSAEAKDLAGIGSVALELLPGPHGLTDEQCLLTVETAVLIGGEAALPLLSQYRDHPAVPVQQLLSTAWHRFDTRAYAESVLAGLTEDEVYYEVTSQDELTTLRELATPSRLRVADGLTSADLVRHVRPGRLTHLWVPGSMSATWFWLSGFPLLHTLTLAPGRPEPAPGLPVPGVPVPTLDLSSLAAHPALRTVRVVVDQPLAGTEHLAGTVEVVEVRQTELTW from the coding sequence ATGGACCCGACAGTGCCCACCGCCCGGCTCGCTTCGAGTGTCGTCGTACCCCTGGTCAAGAAACTCTTCCAGCAGGACGGTCCCGGAGCCGGCCTGGTCGACCGTCCGGTGCGGATATCGTCCCTGGTCAGCTTCCGGGGCGAGAAGCGCACCCTGTCCGAACAGGACCTGCACAAGCTTACGGCCACACTCGTGCGGCGCGCCGTCGAGCCGGCGGGCCCCGGTGAGCGGCCGGTGCCGATCGGCGAGGACGCGTCCGTCGCGCTGGCCCTGGCCCGCACGCTCTACAGCCTCGGTGACCTCGACATGGAGGACGTGCAGGCCGTCCGGTTCGGTCCGCAGGCCCTCGCCCGCGCCATGAGGTCCGTGGAGCCGAACGCCACGCGTCATCTGTCGGCCGCCGCCGCCAATCTCCACGACGCGCTGCTGGAGACCGCGTGCGTCTACATCCTGCACTTCTTCACCCAGCGCTCCACCTTCGTGCCCAGGACGCTGGTGCAGCACAGCCAGGCACTCGCCGATTCGCTCGCGCGCACCGACGAGCTGCTCAGACGCGTCCCTTCGCAGTTCACCCAGGACGCGCTCTTCGAGGCGCGCTACGCCGCCCACATCGCGCACAAGCACAACATGCTGACGATCTACGGCATCGACCTCACCAACTCGCCGGAGCAGTGGCCGCTCGACGCCGCGTACCTGAGCCTGGAGGCCGGCTTCGCCCACGAGTCGCGGCGCGCCCCGATACGCGGGGAACACGCCACCATCCGCGCCGAGCACGCCTTCCACGGACGGGACAGGGTGCTGTTACGCGGCGAGGCGGGCTCGGGCAAGACCACTCTGGTGCAGTGGATGGCCGTCACGGCCGCGCGCCAGGACCGGGCGATCCTCAGAGAGGGCGGCAGCCCGCTCGCACCGTTCGCCGACCGCGTCCCCTTCGTCCTGCCCATCCGGTCGCTGACCCGGCAGGACGACGACCTGCCCACCCCCGACCACTTCCTCAGCCGGATCCGGAGCCCGCTCGCCGCGGCGCAACCGCCGGGCTGGACGGACCGGGTGCTGGCCGCAGGCCGCGGTCTCATCCTGATCGACGGCATCGACGAGACACCGGAGAAGGTGCGCGAGCGCACCCGGCGCTGGCTCCAGGACCTGATCACCGTCTATCCCGGCAACCTCTGGCTCGTGACCTCGCGCCCCTCGGCCGTACGACCGCGCTGGCTCGCCGCCGAGACGTTCGCCGAACTGTCGCTGGCCCCCATGAGCCGCAGCGGCGTCGACTCCTTCATCCACCGCTGGCACAACGCCGCCCGCAGTGTGAGCGAGAGCGACGAGCAGCGCGAACAGCTCGACATGTACGAGACGTCTCTCGGCGCGGCGGTCCGCAGCAAGAACGACCTGGCGCGGCTGGCCACCAACCCGCTGATGTGCGGGCTGATCTGCGCCCTGCACTGCGACCGGCGCGGCTACCTGCCCCACGCGCGCAAGGAACTGTACGAGGCGGCGCTGTCCATGCTGCTCTCGCGCCGTGACCGGGAGCGGGACATGGCGTCGCCGGACGGCGTGGAACTCACCGAGGAGCCCAAGATCCGGCTCCTCCAGCGCCTCGCCTACAAGTTCATCCTCAACGGCAAGGCCGAGCTGGACTACAGCCACGCGGAGCGCATCATCGCCGACACCCTGCCAGGTGTCCCGGTCGCGGCCGCACAGGGCGACGCGTCCACGATCTTCCGCCATCTGCTGCTGCGCAGCGGGCTGTTGAGGGAACCGGCGGACGGTTCCATCGACTTCATCCACCGTACGTTCCAGGACTACCTCGGTGCCAAGGCCGCGGTGGAGGAGGGGGACATCTCCCTGCTCGTCCTGCGCGCCGCGGAGACGCAGTGGGAGGACGTCATCCGGATGGCGGCGGCCCACGCCAGACCGGCCGAATGCGCGGAGTTCCTGCTCGACATCGCCCGGCGCGGCGACAGTTCGAACTCCGGCTACCGCAGGACCCAGTTGCACCTGGTCGCCGCTGCGGCGATGGAGCACGCCACCGAACTGCAGCCGCGCGTCCGCGCCGAGATCAAGGAGCGTACGGCCGCACTGATCCCGCCGAAGACCTCCGCCGAGGCGAAGGACCTGGCGGGCATCGGCTCGGTCGCGCTGGAACTGCTGCCGGGACCGCACGGCCTCACCGACGAGCAGTGCCTGCTCACCGTCGAGACGGCCGTCCTGATCGGCGGTGAAGCGGCGCTGCCGTTGCTCAGCCAGTACCGGGACCATCCCGCCGTGCCCGTACAGCAGTTGCTGTCCACCGCCTGGCACCGCTTCGACACCAGGGCGTACGCGGAGAGTGTGCTGGCGGGACTGACCGAGGACGAGGTCTACTACGAGGTGACCAGCCAGGACGAGCTGACCACCCTGCGTGAGCTGGCCACCCCCAGCCGGCTGCGGGTGGCGGACGGGCTCACCTCGGCCGACCTGGTCCGGCATGTGCGGCCCGGGCGGCTCACCCATCTGTGGGTGCCGGGATCGATGTCGGCCACCTGGTTCTGGCTCTCCGGCTTCCCGCTCCTGCACACCCTGACGCTCGCGCCGGGCCGCCCAGAGCCCGCGCCGGGCTTACCGGTACCGGGCGTGCCGGTGCCGACGCTGGACCTGTCCTCGCTCGCGGCGCATCCGGCGCTGCGGACGGTGCGCGTGGTGGTGGACCAGCCGCTCGCGGGCACGGAGCATCTGGCGGGGACGGTCGAGGTCGTGGAGGTCCGGCAGACCGAGCTGACCTGGTGA